The sequence below is a genomic window from Candidatus Atribacteria bacterium.
TAGGAGTAGGAATATAGTTATCTATCGCCTCTAACAATTCAGCAATGGCCTTATAGGCCGGATCATTGACATCGGTAGCCTGCATGGCCTTCAAGGCTGAGCCTTTGATAACCGGGATATCATCTCCGGGGAATTCATATTCATTTAAAAGATCTCTGATTTCCATCTCTACCAATTCGATCAGTTCGGGGTCATCTACCATATCTACCTTATTCAGGAAGACCACGATATAGGGGACTCCTACCTGGCGGGCGAGAAGGATATGCTCTCTGGTCTGGGGCATGGGGCCATCGGCAGCAGATACTACCAGGACCGCTCCGTCCATCTGGGCTGCTCCGGTAATCATGTTCTTGATGTAATCAGCATGTCCCGGACAATCGATATGGGCATAGTGTCTCTTTTCGGTCTCGTATTCGGCATGAAAAACCGAGATGGTAATCCCCCTCTCCTTTTCTTCGGGAGCACGATCGATATCATCAAATTCCTTTACCTGGGCTAGGCCTTTGTGGGCTAGATATTTAGTGATAGCCGAGGTCAAGGTGGTTTTACCATGGTCAACATGACCGATAGTACCCACATTAATATGGGGTTTAGTTCTAACAAATTTTTCTTTTGCCATTTGATTTTTCCTCCTTAAATACAAAAAAATGTATCTGTATATTTGTCTAACTAACTGGAGCCCACGACCAGAATTGAACTGGTGACCTCATCCTTACCAAGGATGCGCTCTTCCGACTGAGCTACGCGGGCGTAATATTTTTAGAGTGGTGGGGAGGGAAGGATTCGAACCTTCGAAGGCGTTCAGCCAACGGATCTACAGTCCGCTCCATTTAACCACTTTGGTACCTCCCCATTGCATTTCGTAAATCTTTTTTTATCTTTGCGGGATACGATTTACTATTTAAGAGAATCTATTTTATTATGCCTTGTATGGAGCCGATGATCCGGTTCGAACGGATGACCTGCTGATTACAAATCAGCTGCTCTGCCAACTGAGCTACATCGGCAATCTTACACATTATAATTATTTTTTATAATTAAGTCAATCTTTTTAAAAACTATTTATTAATTAATTCTAATTTCCTTTTTATCCTTTGCAAGGCATTATCTATCGATTTTACATGTCTTCCCAAATCAGCTGCAATTTCTTGATAAGATTTGGCATCTAAATAAGATTCCAAAACATCTCTTTCTAATTCTGATAATATCCTTTTTATTCTCGATTTAAGGTGATTTAATTTTTCACTATTTAAAAATAAGTCTTGAGGATCATTAATATTCGCATTGTCTACAATATCCAACAGGGTTCGGTCGGAATCCTCATTATAAATTGGCCTATTAAGAGATATATATGAATTTAAAGGTATATGTTTTTGACGGGTAGCACTTTTTATAGCAGTAATTATCTGTCGAGTAATACATAATTCAGCAAATGCTTTAAATGAGGAAAGTTTCTTGAATTGATAATTTCGTACTGCCTTGTAAAGTCCAATCATTCCTTCCTGAATGATATCTTCCGTATCAGCACCAACCAAAAAATACGAGCGGGCTTTTATCTTTACCAATTTCTTATATCTATTAATCAAGCAATCTTCTGCTAACAAATTTCCCTGACAAGCTAAGTAAATAAGTTCTTCATCGTCACAATTCCGGTAATTAATAAAACCCTTGTCCCCTTCTTTTAAGCTCATGAATTGTTCCTCCTTGGAAATCTTATATAGCGTATAGCGGGCAGCGTTTAGCATATATTATTACTCTAATATCTCGTATCTATTATCTTGCATCTCGTTAGAGAAATAATTTTTATATATTCAATTATAATATCTTTAATTATTTGCTTCTTTACGAGATACTCTTCACGAGATACTAGACATGTCACTCATATTTTTTTCCATCTTACCCCTTCAGGGGTATCTTCAAGCAATATTCTTTTTTCCTTCAATACATCTCTGATTTGATCTGATTTAATCCAATCCTTTTTTTTTCTTGCCTCTTCTCTCTCTTCGATTAATTTCTTTATTTCTTTCTCGAAATTTTCTTCCTGACCAAAAACCTTTAAAACTCCCAGTATTTCACCGCCTAACTCCTGATAGTATTTAAGAATGTCTTCTAACACATCTTTATTTTTAGCCCTCGCAGAACGCAGATAAATATTGACCTCTCTGGCAAAACTAAATAAACAGCTAAGGGCAACAGGGGTATTAAAATCATCATCCATAGCTTCAATAAATTTCTGAGTGTTCTCTTTTCTTTTTTCTAAAATCAATTCATCCTTTTTATCTTTTGATTTTCTAAATTTACCCTCTTTTAAAAAATGCATCACATTAAAAATTGTATTATTTAATCTCTGCAGACTGCTCTTTGCTTGCTGAAGCTGTTCCTCGCTAAAATTAAACGGATTCCTATAATGAGCAGAAAGGATAAAATAACGAATTATTTCTCCTTGGTATTTCTGGCTAATGTCTCTTACACTCATTATATTCCCTAAAGATTTAGACATTTTCTGGTTATCTAAGCAAAGGTAACCATTGTGCATCCAATACCTTACAAACTGTTGGTTAGTATAAGCTTCGCTTTGAGCAATTTCATTTTCATGATGAGGAAAAATTAAATCTGAGCCACCGGCATGAATATCAAAGCTTTCTCCCAAATATTTCATCGACATAGCAGAACATTCAATATGCCAACCAGGTCTTCCTTTCCCCCAGGGGCTTTCCCAGGCAGGTTCTCCTTCCTTCATTCTTTTCCATAAGGCAAAATCTATGGACTCCTTCTTTCTTTCGTCTACTTCTACTCTTGCTCCTTCTTTTAATTCTTCAATGTTCTGGCCGGAAAATTTTCCATAATCCTTAAATTTAGCTACATTGAAGAACACATCACCGTCTATTTCGTAAGCATATCCTTTTTCTTCTAATCCTTTTACCAGTTCTATTATTTCTTTGATATGTTCTGTGGCTCGAGGATGGATATCAGCTCTTTTTATCTGAAGAAAATCAGCATCGATAAAATACTCTTGAATAAATTTCTCCGCTAATTCCGAGACTGTAGTCTTGAGTTCTTTGGCTTTATTGATCATTTTATCGTCAATATCAGTTAGATTTTGTACGTAGGTTACTTTATATCCCTTAAATTTTAAGAATCTTCTAACCACTTCAAAAATTACAAAAGGTCGAGCATTCCCTATGTGAATATAATTATAAACCGTAGGCCCACAAACATACATACCCACTTGGCCTTTTTTAAGGGGAATAAACTCCTCTTTTTTCTTGGTTAAAGTATTGTATATTTTTAACGTCATTTTTGATCCTTTTCAAATCATAATTTATTTTAATTAGTTGGTTTATCACTAACCCAGCCTGCCGGTCTCCCAGCTAAATTAGTTGTTAGTGAATAGTTCGTTAGAGTAACAAAAACAAATTCACAGTTTACGATTTTCAGTAAAAATAAGCTCTATTAATCACCTTTCTATTTCTTGTCTTTTGATTTCTGCTTCCTATCTTATTATCTCTTTACTATATACTAATACTAAATACTAATTTGGCTCCTGACTACTGGCTTCTTTACGAGATCCGATTCACCATATACCAAATACGAATTTCATTTTCTCGAAGATAACCTAACTACATTTTTAAATTCATTAGCTTTTTTATCCATTACACTTTTTACCCTGCCAAATATCATCCTGCCGGCAGGAGTTTGCAAAATACTCGTTACTAAAATATTCACTTTTTTCCCCATATATTTGTGTCCGTCTTCCACTACTATCATGGTACCGTCATCAAGATATGCAATCCCCTGTTCTGGTTCTTTACCTTCCTTGATTATTTGGGTATTCATCTCCTCGCCAGGCAAGACAACTGCTTTTAAGGCATTAGACAAATCATTAATATTTAAAACAGGAATGCCTTCAAGCTGGGCAACTTTATTCAAATTATAATCGTTAGTTATCACTTTGGCATTAATTTCTTTTGCAAGTTTAATTATCTTGGCGTCGACTTCTTTGGGTTCGCTATAATCTTTGCCAATAATTTTTACCTTATTCTTTTTAATTTTAGTCATTTTATTAAGTACATCTAAACCTCGTCGCCCTCGGTTCCTTTTTAAAGAATCTGAAGAATCAGCAATATGCTGGAGCTCTGACAAAACAAAACGGGGGATGATTAACTCGCCCTCCAAAAATTCTGTTTGGCAAATATCTAAAATACGGCCATCAATAATTACACTCGTATCTAAGATCTTCGGATGGACAAACTGTCTATTATTTTCTTTTCTTCTTACTTTATTAATATTTTTGAAAAATCCCAAAATATTAAATATTTCATCTTTTTTATTAACTCCCATATTTATTCCTAATGCCCCCAGTATTACGCTTAATATAATAGGAAGATAAGAACCAATTATGGGAATAAATGAGAGTGAATAAGCTAACAAGTTTGCAATAATAAGACCAATAATTAATCCAATGGTAGCTGCAGCAAAGTTTTGGGTGGGCATTTGTTGCAAATAACCAATAATTTCTGAAAATACGGTTTGGATTTTGGCATTAAATAAAAAGGAGAACAAAAAACCTACCGTTCCCCCAAGGGCTATTGCTAAGATACTGAATAAAATATCATAATTAATATATAAGTCAGAAATAATATAGAATTTATCATACACCCAATAGCCTATCACTGCGCCAACAACAATAAAAATAAATTTTAAAATTCTTTTTGCTGGCATAGTTATTTCCTCCTTCTATGCGCTATTTTATTATACGAAATTTTAGAACTATCACCTCCCCTTTTTATATTTTCCATTTTATCTTATAGAAAATATATTAAATTGGCTTAATTTGACATTGAATGCGAGAATAAATTTATCTTATTCAAAACCTTGATCTTCAAACCATTACACCATTCCTTTGACTCTAGAAAAGCCAAATAAATTATAGCATGCTCATTTATTTATGTCAAAATTAGAATCGGTGTCGTTGGTGTCGACTATTTGAGAATCAAGTTAAGAAAATAGAAGGTAGAAGTCAAGTCCCTATCTCGTGAATCGTATCACATGCATTCACTCTAGTTAAGAGTTGGTTATTTGTTTAGTTGTATGATTATTTGGTTGAAAAAGTAAAATTAAA
It includes:
- a CDS encoding PIN domain-containing protein, whose product is MPAKRILKFIFIVVGAVIGYWVYDKFYIISDLYINYDILFSILAIALGGTVGFLFSFLFNAKIQTVFSEIIGYLQQMPTQNFAAATIGLIIGLIIANLLAYSLSFIPIIGSYLPIILSVILGALGINMGVNKKDEIFNILGFFKNINKVRRKENNRQFVHPKILDTSVIIDGRILDICQTEFLEGELIIPRFVLSELQHIADSSDSLKRNRGRRGLDVLNKMTKIKKNKVKIIGKDYSEPKEVDAKIIKLAKEINAKVITNDYNLNKVAQLEGIPVLNINDLSNALKAVVLPGEEMNTQIIKEGKEPEQGIAYLDDGTMIVVEDGHKYMGKKVNILVTSILQTPAGRMIFGRVKSVMDKKANEFKNVVRLSSRK
- the sigH gene encoding RNA polymerase sporulation sigma factor SigH, with protein sequence MSLKEGDKGFINYRNCDDEELIYLACQGNLLAEDCLINRYKKLVKIKARSYFLVGADTEDIIQEGMIGLYKAVRNYQFKKLSSFKAFAELCITRQIITAIKSATRQKHIPLNSYISLNRPIYNEDSDRTLLDIVDNANINDPQDLFLNSEKLNHLKSRIKRILSELERDVLESYLDAKSYQEIAADLGRHVKSIDNALQRIKRKLELINK
- a CDS encoding cysteine--tRNA ligase, which encodes MTLKIYNTLTKKKEEFIPLKKGQVGMYVCGPTVYNYIHIGNARPFVIFEVVRRFLKFKGYKVTYVQNLTDIDDKMINKAKELKTTVSELAEKFIQEYFIDADFLQIKRADIHPRATEHIKEIIELVKGLEEKGYAYEIDGDVFFNVAKFKDYGKFSGQNIEELKEGARVEVDERKKESIDFALWKRMKEGEPAWESPWGKGRPGWHIECSAMSMKYLGESFDIHAGGSDLIFPHHENEIAQSEAYTNQQFVRYWMHNGYLCLDNQKMSKSLGNIMSVRDISQKYQGEIIRYFILSAHYRNPFNFSEEQLQQAKSSLQRLNNTIFNVMHFLKEGKFRKSKDKKDELILEKRKENTQKFIEAMDDDFNTPVALSCLFSFAREVNIYLRSARAKNKDVLEDILKYYQELGGEILGVLKVFGQEENFEKEIKKLIEEREEARKKKDWIKSDQIRDVLKEKRILLEDTPEGVRWKKI
- the tuf gene encoding elongation factor Tu — encoded protein: MAKEKFVRTKPHINVGTIGHVDHGKTTLTSAITKYLAHKGLAQVKEFDDIDRAPEEKERGITISVFHAEYETEKRHYAHIDCPGHADYIKNMITGAAQMDGAVLVVSAADGPMPQTREHILLARQVGVPYIVVFLNKVDMVDDPELIELVEMEIRDLLNEYEFPGDDIPVIKGSALKAMQATDVNDPAYKAIAELLEAIDNYIPTPKREMDKPFLLSVEDVFSITGRGTVATGRLERGLVKVGDPAEIVGLAPKVRKTVVTGVEMFRKTMDQAEAGDNIGLLLRGIDKEDVKRGQVVAVPGSITPHTKFKGEMYVLTKEEGGRHTPIFSGYRPQFYFRTTDVTGTVTLPEGVEMVMPGDRVTISGELITPIAMEKQLRFA